One segment of Pasteurella skyensis DNA contains the following:
- the serS gene encoding serine--tRNA ligase has translation MIDQNLLRNHLEEVAQALKIKRNFDLDVKLVASLEEQRKALQIKTESLQAERNTRSKNIGMAKAKGEDITSLLAEVDSMGSELDSAKAELEKIQSQINEILLTVPNLPADEVPLGKDENDNLEISRWGEPREFDFEVKDHVTLGENLLGLDFSAGAKLTGSRFVVMKGQIAKLHRALSQFMLDLHTEQHNYLETYVPYLVNHDTLYGTGQLPKFGEDLFHTRPLEGQDPNEVQKSYALIPTAEVPVTNLVRGEIVEGEKLPLRMTAHTPCFRSEAGSYGRDTRGLIRMHQFDKVELVQIVEPEKSMDALEELTGHAEKVLQLLGLPYRKVLLCTGDMGFGSAKTYDLEVWLPAQNTYREISSCSNMWDFQARRMQARFRMKGDKKPRLVHTLNGSGLAVGRTLVAILENYQNQDGSITIPEILRPYMGGVEVIGK, from the coding sequence ATGATCGACCAAAATTTATTACGTAATCACTTAGAAGAAGTGGCGCAGGCGCTTAAAATAAAACGTAATTTTGATTTAGATGTGAAACTTGTGGCAAGTTTAGAAGAGCAACGCAAAGCATTACAAATTAAAACAGAAAGTTTACAAGCAGAACGTAATACTCGCTCGAAAAATATTGGTATGGCAAAAGCGAAAGGTGAGGATATTACTTCATTATTAGCAGAAGTAGATTCAATGGGTTCAGAATTAGATTCGGCAAAAGCAGAATTAGAGAAAATTCAATCACAAATCAATGAAATCTTGTTAACTGTTCCAAATTTACCTGCTGATGAAGTGCCATTAGGTAAAGATGAAAATGATAATTTAGAAATCTCTCGCTGGGGTGAACCACGTGAATTTGATTTTGAGGTGAAAGATCACGTCACTTTAGGTGAAAATTTATTAGGTTTAGATTTTTCAGCTGGGGCAAAATTAACGGGTAGTCGCTTTGTGGTAATGAAAGGACAAATCGCAAAATTACACCGTGCATTAAGTCAGTTTATGTTAGATTTACATACCGAACAGCATAATTATTTAGAAACTTATGTACCTTATTTGGTGAACCACGATACCCTGTATGGTACAGGGCAATTGCCAAAATTTGGTGAAGACTTATTCCATACTCGTCCGCTTGAAGGACAAGATCCAAATGAAGTACAAAAATCGTATGCATTAATTCCAACTGCAGAAGTACCAGTGACTAACTTAGTACGTGGTGAAATTGTTGAAGGTGAAAAGTTACCACTGAGAATGACGGCTCATACACCTTGTTTCCGTAGTGAAGCAGGCTCTTATGGACGTGATACGCGTGGTTTAATTCGTATGCACCAATTTGATAAAGTGGAATTAGTGCAAATCGTTGAACCTGAAAAATCAATGGACGCATTAGAAGAATTAACAGGTCACGCTGAAAAAGTATTACAACTGTTAGGCTTACCTTATCGTAAAGTGTTACTTTGTACGGGCGATATGGGCTTTGGTTCAGCGAAAACTTATGATTTAGAAGTTTGGTTACCTGCTCAAAATACCTATCGTGAAATTTCATCTTGTTCAAATATGTGGGATTTCCAAGCTCGTCGTATGCAAGCACGTTTCCGTATGAAAGGAGATAAAAAACCTCGTTTAGTGCACACCTTAAATGGTTCAGGATTAGCGGTAGGTCGTACCTTAGTGGCTATTTTAGAAAACTACCAAAATCAAGATGGTTCAATTACTATTCCTGAGATTTTACGTCCATATATGGGTGGAGTGGAAGTGATTGGAAAATAG
- the smpB gene encoding SsrA-binding protein SmpB, translating into MAKSKKKSADNTIAQNKRARHEYFIDDEVEAGLELQGWEVKALRAGKANIGDSYVIFKDGEAFLFGANFTPLSVASSHVVCDPTRTRKLLLSRRQLDSLFGKLNREGYTIVATALYWKGAWAKVKIGLAKGKKLHDKRADIKDREWQVAKSRIMKNAAR; encoded by the coding sequence ATGGCTAAATCAAAGAAAAAATCAGCAGATAATACCATTGCTCAGAATAAACGGGCAAGACACGAATATTTTATTGATGATGAAGTGGAAGCTGGTTTAGAATTACAAGGGTGGGAAGTAAAGGCTTTACGAGCAGGTAAAGCGAATATTGGTGACAGCTATGTCATTTTTAAAGATGGTGAGGCATTTTTATTTGGAGCCAATTTTACTCCTTTAAGTGTCGCATCGAGCCACGTGGTGTGTGATCCTACTCGTACTCGTAAATTACTATTAAGTCGTCGTCAATTAGATTCTCTTTTTGGCAAATTAAACCGTGAGGGCTACACTATTGTTGCGACCGCTCTTTATTGGAAAGGGGCGTGGGCAAAGGTGAAAATTGGCTTGGCGAAAGGTAAAAAACTTCACGATAAGCGAGCAGATATTAAAGATCGTGAATGGCAAGTTGCAAAAAGTCGTATTATGAAAAATGCGGCAAGATAA
- a CDS encoding MFS transporter encodes MKNTTTHSPFILYLLVTLSPLGIDLHLPALVEIKNYFGINNNLAQLSILVFVFSMGVGQLLFGFLSEHFGKRKIGYLGVLLFIIGSIGVLAIKNYNFVLLSRILQGLGASALSVIAYATVNENYQKDEAAIIFSIQSGFLNIIPAVAPIVGAILLTIWGWQLIFIFFVIYAVIILWQFQTHFNYIDNSQKSDYSIAIKNLLSDKQFLLFALICVYCLGFIMAYLNIAPILMMEQFGTTTLVFSVCFAINAAIISTTSFLLKKIIEKFGAMKCVFVGLSLLITASLGLFIVEISLVLFWILIMFGSIGFSLVLGPSISFALANHQGYSSIASGILGFCYMSFSPIIAFIILSIGGINTHIFGGFFAILGILLLVILKFRKA; translated from the coding sequence ATGAAAAACACTACCACACATTCCCCTTTTATTTTATATCTTTTAGTCACATTAAGCCCATTAGGAATTGATTTACATTTACCTGCATTGGTAGAAATCAAAAACTATTTTGGTATCAATAATAATCTTGCGCAACTCTCTATCTTAGTCTTTGTTTTCTCGATGGGAGTCGGACAATTATTATTTGGCTTTTTATCTGAGCATTTTGGAAAACGTAAAATTGGATACTTAGGTGTATTACTTTTTATTATCGGCTCTATCGGAGTTCTTGCTATTAAAAATTACAATTTTGTATTGCTCTCTCGTATATTGCAAGGATTAGGGGCTTCAGCACTCAGTGTAATCGCTTACGCCACAGTCAATGAAAATTACCAAAAAGATGAAGCCGCTATTATTTTCTCAATTCAAAGTGGCTTTTTAAATATTATTCCCGCAGTTGCGCCTATTGTAGGTGCAATATTACTCACCATCTGGGGCTGGCAACTGATTTTTATCTTCTTTGTTATTTATGCTGTCATTATTTTATGGCAATTTCAAACCCATTTTAATTACATCGATAATTCACAAAAAAGTGATTATAGCATTGCCATTAAAAACTTACTTTCAGATAAACAGTTTCTGTTATTTGCCTTAATTTGTGTTTATTGTTTAGGTTTTATTATGGCATATCTGAATATTGCCCCAATTTTAATGATGGAGCAATTTGGCACAACAACATTGGTATTTTCTGTCTGCTTTGCCATTAACGCTGCCATTATTTCCACAACGTCCTTTTTACTTAAAAAAATCATTGAAAAATTTGGTGCAATGAAATGTGTCTTTGTAGGATTATCTTTATTAATTACTGCATCACTTGGATTATTTATAGTAGAAATTAGCCTTGTACTATTCTGGATTTTAATTATGTTTGGTAGTATTGGGTTTTCCCTTGTATTAGGCCCTTCAATCTCCTTTGCTCTGGCTAATCATCAAGGATACTCTTCTATTGCATCTGGTATTTTAGGCTTTTGTTATATGTCTTTTTCTCCTATTATCGCTTTTATTATACTAAGCATCGGCGGAATAAATACACATATCTTTGGTGGTTTCTTTGCTATTTTAGGCATACTTTTACTTGTAATACTAAAGTTTAGAAAAGCATAA